The Peromyscus maniculatus bairdii isolate BWxNUB_F1_BW_parent chromosome 15, HU_Pman_BW_mat_3.1, whole genome shotgun sequence DNA segment TCAACAaggattaaaataatatttattttgggagaatttaatatatgtatataaatgttttatttaaatcccCACATTCCTTCACCTATTGCTTCTTATGCTTAAAAGCACTGTTCTCTCCCAACTTCgtgggtttttttctgtgttatttctTCATCCCACTTAGTGCTCCCTCCATGTGAAGGGGTGTAGGACAGTTGACTGGAACCTGGAAGCCTCTTAGATTGATTGTCTCCCTCAGAGGCCATCAATTGCCAAACAGCTCCTCCACTGGGTAAGACATAGTGAGGCCCTTATGCAACCATGAATATTGTGTGTTGGGGTTTAGTCAGTAAAAGTGTTGTCCAGTTAGCAATAGTCACAGTGTGTTCAAGTGTAGACAACTGCTAAACTGTCATATTAATAAataacatggagccaaatattaGGATAAATTCTGAAATACCAGAGACACAGAATAATCCACAGCCTACTTCACTTTGCCaaatcctcagctgatcttgtttcctcagactgcaggcttctgagtcttcacccaaatggatctcaggcGAActcctgctcaaaagcctaaaagcttaaaagcctctagttcctggtcctcatgtcttgcatacctttctgcttcctgccatcactgtctgggattaaaggtgtgtgtaccatgcctggctgtttccagtgtgaccttgaactcacagagatccagatggatctctgcctcctaagtgatgggattaaaggcatgtgtaccaacattttctggcttctatgtctaagctggtggctgttctgttctttgaccctcAGATAAGCTTAATGGGTTGAACATTTTATCAACCCCATTTAAGCATGAAATGGTACTATGTGCGGGGGTGTAGGACAGTTGACTGGAGCCTGGAAGCCTGTGGACATGTTTCAGAGTTCTAAAATGTTTCAACAATTCTACTGTCGCACTGCAGACATCGACTATTTCTGCCTCTTTTCCCTCAGGATTCCCTGACTTTTGACTTTAGCTGTACGTAAGGGACCTCTTTTACAATGTGTGACACAGGTGTCACTTTTAGACAAGGGCCCTCCACAGGCTAATATTCTTTACACTTCAACAAATGTGCATCTGTGTATTATTCCCTATCTACAATGCAACTAATATTTTCTGGTGGGTGTTGAGAGGTGCCTGACTCTGTGGGATAAAGATAAGGACTTGGGTTCCTGACTCTGTGGGGTGAAGATGAGAATTGGGTTCCTGACACTGTGTAATATGATGAGCACTTGGGTCGCTGACTCTGTGGCATAAAGATGAGACCTTGGGCTCATTTAGTTATTATCCACTTATTAGAATAACAGCCTTCAATTCTCCCTAGGTCTTATCACCAAGCCAAGCTTAAGTATATTACCAAATTAATATCACATCAGTTACAATTTGTGGAATAAAcattaaatccaaccagaaaatCATTGATTACTCTCATAACTTGTCTGTCATTATTGCTCTATGGGCACTGTTGTTTTTTATCTGGGGTGCAGAAGCTGCACCTCATACTATCAATGCCACAGCTGATGACTTCACCTCTtcagctgcagctgctgccttGTGCTGAGGCCTTAGATTGGAAGAGCCTTCCTGTAGTTTTAACTACGTCATTGTCCTTTTATTTCACCAATAAGGATGCAGGAGCCAGATACTGCATGACAACCTGCTAGCTCAGATAGAAAGTTTTTTTTACACACCAAGGGGAGATATTACAGGAGTTTAGATGACTCCACTGGGAAAAACAACAGTAACTATGCTACAGCCCAGATTTCAGATACCAGGTACTCAGGGGACAATTTCAGGGCATGGTAAAGGTTTCAGAGACcatttatagtaacagaaaaagagacacattAATCAAGGCTAGTTTCAAACACACTGCTTGAACAAATTGTTGGGGGTTAGCAAACAGAAATCTCTACAGctctctgatgacattcttagcatTTTTGCTATTGGAAGTTAGATGTTCTTGTTGATGATCCAAAATGATTAACCTAATATTCTCCACTATGGATTCATTGGGGTGGGTAAGATCTGAATAGTTAGCAAATATTTTACCACACTTCACACACTCACGGAGTTTGTAGTCAGAATGAATCATTTGAAGTATTTTAAGGGTTGAAAAAGTAAACATTTCTAGACATATGTAGGATATTGCTCCCATATGAATTATAACATCTGTTGAGTAAGCACATAAAGATTAACAAAGTTTTTGATACATTGCCCACAATTTTAGGGATCGTTTTCAGAatgaatttcctttcttttttacattgtctAAAGGATGAAGGTGAAGAGAACCTTCTGTCACATATTCACAGTTTTAGGGATGCTCTCCAGTATGAACTGTCTTGTGTCTCATAAGGGATGAGATATAATGAAAGACTTtgtgacattcttcacacttgtagggtttctcttCACTATgaactctcttgtgtttcctaagGGATGAGAGATAAAAAAAGGCCTtgtgacattcttcacacttgtagggtttctcttCACTATGAACTCTCTTGTGTTTCATAAGGTATGAGAGATAACAAAAGGCTTTGTTACATTCTTCACACTtgaatggtttctctccagtatgaactcCCATGTGATTCCTAAGGGATGAGAGATAACGAAAGGCTTtgtgacattcttcacacttgtaagctttctctccagtatgaattgcCTTATGTCTCCTAAAGCCTGAGAGATAATGAAATTctttgccacattcttcacacttgtacaATATCTGTCCAGTATGAAGTGTTTGATGTTCCTGAAGATCCCTAGAACAGGAATATCGTTTGCCACATTGTTCACAGGTATAAGGATTATCTTCAGAATGGATAGTTTGATGTGCTCTAAAACATGCATCTGAGGAAAAACATCTGCCACACTCTTCACACTTATAAGGGTTGTCTTCACTGTGAATTATTTGATGTCGTCTAAGGCATGAAGCTGAGGAAAAATATTTGCCACACTCTTCACACTTGTAGAGTTTCTGTCTAGTATGAACTACCTTGTGGTTCTTAAGTGATGAGTGATAAAGAAAGGTTTTGTGACACTCTTCACACTTGTATGGTCTCTCTTCATGAATTTTACTATGTTTCTGAAGGATTGCAGAATGGGAAAACCTTATGCCACACTCCTCACACTTGTAGGGATTGTCTTTGTAGTGAACTGTTTGATGTTGAGTAAGGGatgagaatgaagaaaataaactgcCACACTCTTCACACACGCATGGTTTCTTTctagaatgaattctttgatgttgctTCAGCAGTGAAGGAGTGTAAAAGGatttgccacattcttcacatttgcatggtttctctccagaatgaattctttgatgtctCTTCAGCACTGAAGGTTTATAAAAGGatttgccacattcttcacacttgtagggtttcttTCCAGAATGAATTTTTTGATGTTCCTTCAGCACTGAAGGATTGTTAAAGGATTTGTCACATTCCATACAATtgaagggtttctctccagaatgaattctttgatgttgctTCAGCATTGAAGATTCATAAAAAgctttgccacattcttcacacttgtagggtttctctccagaatgaattctttgatgttgctTCAGCATTGAAGGATAGTAAAATAatttgccacattcttcacacttgtggGTTTTTTCATCAGTATGATTTTTCTGGTGTATAAAAAGTGAAGAGCCAGTATTGAAGGTCTTATGACATTCTTTACATGTGTAGGACTTTTCTCCAGTATGAAGTCTCTGGTGTATGGAAAGTGTTTTATAAGAACTAAGGCCCTTACCACATTCTTTACACTGGTAGGGTTTCTCCCTTGTATGAATTCTCTGGCTTTGAATACGTAATAAGTTACAGTCAATACTGTTGTTGTAATCATTATAATCATTGAATGTTGTTCCTGTTGACCAAAAGTTGAGAAATGAACAAAGGCTTGGAAATATTCTTCATACTCATAATGCTtatctttttcaaagaaaatatatactcatatatattaAAGCATCAGTGAGAAACTACAGTGCATTCAAAACCTACAAGGACTAAGCATAAATGATAAAATGTTGTAGGCAGAAATGATCTAGACTTCTACTAGAATAAGGGCATGACCAAAAAGAACCTAGACATAATGGCATAGTATTCAAAGTTTAATAGCTAAGAAAGTTGTAAGGGCATTTTAAAACAGAAGTAAACCCATTAAACAGGATATGATATATGGCCAGACATCCCTGAAATTATAAGGTAACCAAGCTGAGCAAAGAGAAAGTTAATTGTGACTATATGAATTTGAGCCATCATCTAAATAGAACATTTTTATCCTCCACATAGAGTATTATTTTGGCAGGTACAAAAGATATGCTGCACAAGAAGTAGATGGTCCACAAAAAGATTaaatttcttccttaaaaattTAGGACACtattttatggtttattttgatgagaagaatatataaaacagaatcctccagctctgattggaccaggAGGTGAATGACTCTTCTCCCTGCCTAAGTCCTAAGCTCCAAGGCAGAATGAATGCTCTACCATTCCCACCCATTGCTGCCCCAGTTGCAGCCCAGTAGGGAAGACTCTGGCAGGCAGATCTCCCCACCAATACCCCCTAGGGACCCTGCAATCTGTAAaacccactccctcccccaaacccacccatccccctgtGACCTCAGGGGCAACCTGAGACACACAATCTGCCAGTTCTGATTGTACCAAGAGGTGAATGACTGACTCTTCTCCCAGCCAGAGAATCCTGTCTCTAGGACCTAGGTCCTGGAGCACAACTCATGCCTCCCCACCCTCATTCATTGCTCCCCAAGTTGCAGGCCAGTAGGGAAGTCTCCTGTGGGCAGGCCTCTGGACAAACACCTGCACATTAAATACTGCAATTTACAACACCACTCCCTACCCAAAATCACCCATCTCCCTTTGACCTAAGTGGCTCCCTAAGGCACAGGttccaccagctctgattggatcaagaggtgagtgactcttctcctaGCCAGAAAGTCCTGACTCTTGGACCTAGGCCCCAGGGCACAACCCTTGACGTACACCTAACCCCACCATTGCAGGCCACTAGGGAAGACTCCAGTGGGCAGATCTCCCTACCTATATCTCCCAAGGGACCTTGCAATGTATGAGATCAACTCCCTCTGCCCAAAACCACACCTatgcctgtgacctcagcagctccctgagacacagaatctaccAGCTTGATTGCACCAAGATTTCTGATTGGACCCAAGAGTGCAGGTTGGATCAAGaatggccccctgagacacagactgaGCCTCCACAGACTGGATCAAGAGCAGTTCCTTCAGACAAAAAACTGGTTGCACTGACTATGGAAGAGACTGGTAGACACCAATGCAAGAATACAACATAAAGAGCCACATAGCACCACCAGATCCTAGTGGTTGTACAACAGCAAGACATGAAAATCAcaacacagaagcagaagaaaagaacctAAAACATCACTTTGTGGAggtgatagaggcctttaaagagaaatgaaaaattcccttaaagaaattgaggaaaagacaaacaaaaattagaagaaatcaacaaatccctttaaaaaagccaagaaaaccaagaaaaagcaatcaaacaggtgaagggaagagttcaagacctaaaaattgAGGctgaagcaatgaagaagacaccaaccgagggaatgctagaaataaaaATCTGAGTAACTgagcaggaactacagaagcaaacAAATACATGATACAGAAGACAGAATATTGGGCATGgaggatatgatagaggaaatagatcggtcagtcaaagaaaacacttcaGTCAAGAAAGTCATAACTCAAGACATCATGTTCACTTTGGTATGAGATCTTTCGACTAGAGTCTGCTCTCAAATTCTAAAACTAAATGACTCCCAGTCTGACCAGCACTGAGTTCTCTTTCCCTGAGTCTTACACTACAATGGAGAATCAACAAACAGGCAAATTTGGAAGGCACTGCAATAGGAGCCGGCTAGTGAGTTATTCTTGGGGAAATACAAGCTTAAGAGACATAAACCATCATACACTTCTGAGAGATGAGCtttgaaaacaaagacaagaaggaGAGACCTAAAGAATGACTCCCACAGTGTCATGTTCCAGGTGATGGGAAAGCCTGCCTTTCTGGGGGATATTTGGACCTCAACCCTGGCCCCAAACCCCTCATTCCTACACACCTGGCTGCACGTTGGCTGCTGCTTGTCTCTTCACATCTGAAGAGTCTTGTCTTTGCTCCAAAAGTGTTACCAGGTGTGGCTTAGACACAGCAAGACCTGTTtgcagaaaaagaaggaacaagatTGTTTATGTGTTCTTTTACTTGGAATTGACATGTTCCTTCCAGTACATGGCTTATAAGGAAAGAGATGATGAAATAAATGATTGCAGACAATCAGTTCCTTAAATATTTTCTGACAGAATCACTACACTACATAAAGGAATTTACAATAACCATTTTCTAAGTTTCATTTAATGATAAGAAAAACTCAGTAAAACTGATTATCAGGCCCCTAGGACCCATCCCAGGGACACAACCAGTTCCCGGGTTACCACTACCCAAATCTGTCCCTGTTGCCAGACAGCAGGCAAAACCCCTACCAGAAGGACCACCTCACCAAAACTCCCCACTGTATCCTGCAATCTACACGCCATGCCCCCATACACATCCACCTGAGACCTCAACAACTTCCTGAGGCATAGAAaccaaactgccagctctcattggaccaacaGAGGAGTACATGGTCAGACATcaaggcaaaaatacatacaacaacataaagagcaatacggcatcaccagaacctagctctccTCCAGCAGCAATAGCTGAAcctcacaaggtagaagaagcagaagaaagtgaccttaagaatagcatcatgaagatgctagaggcctttcaagaaaaaatcaaaaatgaaatggaggaaacgagaaacaaaaaattggaagaaatcaaaaaagaaatagaggaaaagataaataaaaaattgagctgggcagtggtggcacacccctttaatcccagcactcaggaggccgaggcagggggatctctgtgagttcaaggccagcctggtctacaaaccaagttccaggaaaggcacaaagctacacagagaaaccctgtctcgaaaaaccaaaaagaaaaaaaaaaaaaaaggaaagaaaaaaaattgaaagaaatcaataaatcccttaaagaaagccaagaaatccatgaaaaggcaattaaacatgtgaggaatacagttcaagacctgaaatggGAAACAGAatcaatgaagaagacacaaagagagaaaatgctgaaaagaaattctgagtaaatgaacaggaaacacagatgcaaacataaccaacaaaaacaagagatggaagagaggatctctggtgtagaggatacaatagagaaaatggattcatcagtcaaagaaaataccaaagacaaaaaagtcatcacacaaaacatccagaaaatctgggacaccatgaaaaggccaaacctacaaataatagagatggaagaaggagaagaataccaactcaaaggcatagaaaatatattcaacaagatcatagaagaaaactttcccaacttaaagaaaaaaatgcctatgaagacacaagaaacccatagaacaacaaacagacaagattccccaaaaagtcccctcacaaCGTAATAATGAAACtgaacctacagaataaagaaagaatattaagagcagcaaaggaaaaaggccaagtgacttataaaagcaaacccatcaatataacaccagatttctcaatgaagactttgaaagccagaaggtcctggacagatgtaatgcagacagtaagagaccatggatgtcagcctagactaatatacctaCCAAAATTTTCAACCACCATAGATGgtgtgaacaagacattccaagaccaagccagatttaaacaatcttatccacaaatccagccctacagaatgcACTAGAatgaaaattccaaccaaagtaagtcagatacacccacaaaaatgAAGGCATTAGATAACCACACAGCAGTAAattccaaagaagagaaatacacacacactaccaccaaaagataacaggaactaataTCACAGGTCATTAATaacccttaatatcaatggacttaattcacctataaaaagacacagggtaaCAGAATGGgaacaggacccatctttctgcggcatacaagaaacacacctcaatttcaaagatagacactacttaaaaataaaaggctgggaaaggtctttccaatcaaatggtcttcaGGGgtaagctggtatagctatcctaataaccaacaaaatagacttcaaactaaaatcaatcaaaagagatcaagaaggacattacatattcatcacaagaAACATCCACCAAGattgaagtttcaattctgaacatttatgccccacacacaagggcatccacatatgtaaaagtaacattactaaagcttaaattacaatttaaaagccaacattaatagtggaagacttcaacaccccactctcaccactggacagatctgacaaattgaaacttaacagagaaataagggacttaacttatgttatgactcaaatgactTAGTGATATCTACAGAACTTtctaccctaacaaaaaagaatatacctcttctcagcaacccatggatccttctctaaaatcgaacacatacttggtcacaaagcaaatctcaacacatacaaaaaaaattggaataacctcctgtattctatcataccaccatggcttaaagttagatttcaacaacaacaaggattacagaaagtctacaatctaatagaaactgaataatgctcaactgaatcacctatgggtcaaggaagaaataaagaaagaaatcaaagacttccTAGAGGTCAATGAAACTGAATGTActacatatccaaacttatgggacactatgaaagcagtgctaagaggaaaagtcatagcactaaatgcccacataaagaagtgggagaaatctcacactagccacttaacagcacacctgaaagctctagaacaagaagaagcaaagtcacccaggaggaagagatgccaggaaataatcaaattgagagctgaaatcaataatatagaaacaaaaagaacaatacaaagaatcaatgaaacaaagagttggttcttggagaaaatcaacaagatagacaagcccttaatcagactaaccaaaaggcagagagagagaatccaaattagcaaaatcagaaatgaaaagggagacataaaaactgacaatgaggaaatccagagaatgacCAGGTcctacttcaaaaacctgtactccacaaaaatgcaaaatctaaaagaaattgacaGTTTTCTGCATAGATACctcatacctaagttaaatcaagaccacataaactatttaaatagaccaataacccctaaggaaatagaaacagtcattaaaagttttccaacctgcacccccccaccccaaaaaagcccaggaccagatgatttcaatgcagaattctaccagatcttcaaagagttaataccaatactctttgaattgttccacacaatagaaacagaaggaacattaccaaactccttctatgaggctacaggtACTCTGATttccaagccaaacaaagatgcaacaaagagaattacataacaatctccctcatgaacactgatgtaaaaatactcaatacaatattggcaaacagactccaagaacacatcaaaacagttatccaccatgatcaagtaggcttcatcccagagatgcaaggttggttcaacatacgaaagtctgtcagcGCAATACACCAtacaaacaaactcaaagaaacaaATCACATGATCGTTTCATTAGATGCTggaaaaacctttgacaaaaatccaacaccccttcatgatacaggtcttggagagatcaggaatacagggaacatacctaaacataataaaggcaattaacagcaagccaacagccaacatcaaagaaaatggagagaaactcaaagcaattccactaaaaccaggaacaagacaaggctcttccctctgcccatagttattcaatatagtacttgaagttttaggtagagcaataagacaacaaaagaaaaggagatcgcagggatacaaattggaaaggaagaaatcaaactttcactatttgcagatgacataatagtatacataactgACCCCCAACATTTGACCAAGGaacttttacagctgataaacaccttcagtagcATGACAGGAAAccagattaactcaaaaaaatccgAAGCccccctatatacaaatgataaatgggctgagaaagaaatcaaagaaacatcaccctttacaatatccacaaataatataaaataccttggggtaactctaagcaagtgaagaACCTGTATGACAacaactttaagtccctgaagaaagacattgaagaagatatcagaaaatggaaagatgtcccatgctcatggataggtaggattaaaatcgtaaaaatggcaatcttaccacaagcaatctatagattcagtgcaattcccatcaaaatcccaacacaattttcaCAGACCAGGAAAAAACAACACTCAACTtcaattggaaaaacaaaaaacccgggacagccaaaagaatcttgtataattaaacaacctctggaggcatcacgttTCCTgactcaagctctactatagagctacagtaataaaaaacagcttggtactggcataaaaaccgacatatgaaccaatggaattgaacaaagacactgacattaatacacacatgtatgaacacctaatttttgacaaagaagccaaaactgtacaatggaaaaaagaaagcatcttcaacaaatggtactggtataactggatgtcaacaagtagaagattgcaaatagatccctatctgTCACTTAAGTCCAaggggatcaaagacctcaacatatatccagttactctgaacctgatagaagagaatgtaaaAAGTAGTgttgaactcattggcactggagatcacttacTAAATATACcaccaggagcacagacactgagagaaacaattaataaatgggacctcttgaaactgaagagct contains these protein-coding regions:
- the LOC121822970 gene encoding uncharacterized protein LOC121822970 isoform X13, with protein sequence MPSPDLTPEVPEMLSFWDVAIEFSAEERECLEPAQWNLYRDVMLENYSNLVFLGTTFNDYNDYNNSIDCNLLRIQSQRIHTREKPYQCKECGKGLSSYKTLSIHQRLHTGEKSYTCKECHKTFNTGSSLFIHQKNHTDEKTHKCEECGKLFYYPSMLKQHQRIHSGEKPYKCEECGKAFYESSMLKQHQRIHSGEKPFNCMECDKSFNNPSVLKEHQKIHSGKKPYKCEECGKSFYKPSVLKRHQRIHSGEKPCKCEECGKSFYTPSLLKQHQRIHSRKKPCVCEECGSLFSSFSSLTQHQTVHYKDNPYKCEECGIRFSHSAILQKHSKIHEERPYKCEECHKTFLYHSSLKNHKVVHTRQKLYKCEECGKYFSSASCLRRHQIIHSEDNPYKCEECGRCFSSDACFRAHQTIHSEDNPYTCEQCGKRYSCSRDLQEHQTLHTGQILYKCEECGKEFHYLSGFRRHKAIHTGEKAYKCEECHKAFRYLSSLRNHMGVHTGEKPFKCEECNKAFCYLSYLMKHKRVHSEEKPYKCEECHKAFFYLSSLRKHKRVHSEEKPYKCEECHKVFHYISSLMRHKTVHTGEHP
- the LOC121822970 gene encoding uncharacterized protein LOC121822970 isoform X9; the protein is MEEMLSFWDVAIEFSAEERECLEPAQWNLYRDVMLENYSNLVFLGLAVSKPHLVTLLEQRQDSSDVKRQAAANVQPGTTFNDYNDYNNSIDCNLLRIQSQRIHTREKPYQCKECGKGLSSYKTLSIHQRLHTGEKSYTCKECHKTFNTGSSLFIHQKNHTDEKTHKCEECGKLFYYPSMLKQHQRIHSGEKPYKCEECGKAFYESSMLKQHQRIHSGEKPFNCMECDKSFNNPSVLKEHQKIHSGKKPYKCEECGKSFYKPSVLKRHQRIHSGEKPCKCEECGKSFYTPSLLKQHQRIHSRKKPCVCEECGSLFSSFSSLTQHQTVHYKDNPYKCEECGIRFSHSAILQKHSKIHEERPYKCEECHKTFLYHSSLKNHKVVHTRQKLYKCEECGKYFSSASCLRRHQIIHSEDNPYKCEECGRCFSSDACFRAHQTIHSEDNPYTCEQCGKRYSCSRDLQEHQTLHTGQILYKCEECGKEFHYLSGFRRHKAIHTGEKAYKCEECHKAFRYLSSLRNHMGVHTGEKPFKCEECNKAFCYLSYLMKHKRVHSEEKPYKCEECHKAFFYLSSLRKHKRVHSEEKPYKCEECHKVFHYISSLMRHKTVHTGEHP
- the LOC121822970 gene encoding uncharacterized protein LOC121822970 isoform X3; amino-acid sequence: MCVTSSKLGESPACCTFLLRLRHGVSAMTNPCNQHIAHEMLSFWDVAIEFSAEERECLEPAQWNLYRDVMLENYSNLVFLGLAVSKPHLVTLLEQRQDSSDVKRQAAANVQPGTTFNDYNDYNNSIDCNLLRIQSQRIHTREKPYQCKECGKGLSSYKTLSIHQRLHTGEKSYTCKECHKTFNTGSSLFIHQKNHTDEKTHKCEECGKLFYYPSMLKQHQRIHSGEKPYKCEECGKAFYESSMLKQHQRIHSGEKPFNCMECDKSFNNPSVLKEHQKIHSGKKPYKCEECGKSFYKPSVLKRHQRIHSGEKPCKCEECGKSFYTPSLLKQHQRIHSRKKPCVCEECGSLFSSFSSLTQHQTVHYKDNPYKCEECGIRFSHSAILQKHSKIHEERPYKCEECHKTFLYHSSLKNHKVVHTRQKLYKCEECGKYFSSASCLRRHQIIHSEDNPYKCEECGRCFSSDACFRAHQTIHSEDNPYTCEQCGKRYSCSRDLQEHQTLHTGQILYKCEECGKEFHYLSGFRRHKAIHTGEKAYKCEECHKAFRYLSSLRNHMGVHTGEKPFKCEECNKAFCYLSYLMKHKRVHSEEKPYKCEECHKAFFYLSSLRKHKRVHSEEKPYKCEECHKVFHYISSLMRHKTVHTGEHP
- the LOC121822970 gene encoding uncharacterized protein LOC121822970 isoform X12: MCVTSSKLGESPACCTFLLRLRHGGLAVSKPHLVTLLEQRQDSSDVKRQAAANVQPGTTFNDYNDYNNSIDCNLLRIQSQRIHTREKPYQCKECGKGLSSYKTLSIHQRLHTGEKSYTCKECHKTFNTGSSLFIHQKNHTDEKTHKCEECGKLFYYPSMLKQHQRIHSGEKPYKCEECGKAFYESSMLKQHQRIHSGEKPFNCMECDKSFNNPSVLKEHQKIHSGKKPYKCEECGKSFYKPSVLKRHQRIHSGEKPCKCEECGKSFYTPSLLKQHQRIHSRKKPCVCEECGSLFSSFSSLTQHQTVHYKDNPYKCEECGIRFSHSAILQKHSKIHEERPYKCEECHKTFLYHSSLKNHKVVHTRQKLYKCEECGKYFSSASCLRRHQIIHSEDNPYKCEECGRCFSSDACFRAHQTIHSEDNPYTCEQCGKRYSCSRDLQEHQTLHTGQILYKCEECGKEFHYLSGFRRHKAIHTGEKAYKCEECHKAFRYLSSLRNHMGVHTGEKPFKCEECNKAFCYLSYLMKHKRVHSEEKPYKCEECHKAFFYLSSLRKHKRVHSEEKPYKCEECHKVFHYISSLMRHKTVHTGEHP
- the LOC121822970 gene encoding uncharacterized protein LOC121822970 isoform X11, with product MLSFWDVAIEFSAEERECLEPAQWNLYRDVMLENYSNLVFLGLAVSKPHLVTLLEQRQDSSDVKRQAAANVQPGTTFNDYNDYNNSIDCNLLRIQSQRIHTREKPYQCKECGKGLSSYKTLSIHQRLHTGEKSYTCKECHKTFNTGSSLFIHQKNHTDEKTHKCEECGKLFYYPSMLKQHQRIHSGEKPYKCEECGKAFYESSMLKQHQRIHSGEKPFNCMECDKSFNNPSVLKEHQKIHSGKKPYKCEECGKSFYKPSVLKRHQRIHSGEKPCKCEECGKSFYTPSLLKQHQRIHSRKKPCVCEECGSLFSSFSSLTQHQTVHYKDNPYKCEECGIRFSHSAILQKHSKIHEERPYKCEECHKTFLYHSSLKNHKVVHTRQKLYKCEECGKYFSSASCLRRHQIIHSEDNPYKCEECGRCFSSDACFRAHQTIHSEDNPYTCEQCGKRYSCSRDLQEHQTLHTGQILYKCEECGKEFHYLSGFRRHKAIHTGEKAYKCEECHKAFRYLSSLRNHMGVHTGEKPFKCEECNKAFCYLSYLMKHKRVHSEEKPYKCEECHKAFFYLSSLRKHKRVHSEEKPYKCEECHKVFHYISSLMRHKTVHTGEHP
- the LOC121822970 gene encoding uncharacterized protein LOC121822970 isoform X6 translates to MPSPDLTPEVPEMLSFWDVAIEFSAEERECLEPAQWNLYRDVMLENYSNLVFLGLAVSKPHLVTLLEQRQDSSDVKRQAAANVQPGTTFNDYNDYNNSIDCNLLRIQSQRIHTREKPYQCKECGKGLSSYKTLSIHQRLHTGEKSYTCKECHKTFNTGSSLFIHQKNHTDEKTHKCEECGKLFYYPSMLKQHQRIHSGEKPYKCEECGKAFYESSMLKQHQRIHSGEKPFNCMECDKSFNNPSVLKEHQKIHSGKKPYKCEECGKSFYKPSVLKRHQRIHSGEKPCKCEECGKSFYTPSLLKQHQRIHSRKKPCVCEECGSLFSSFSSLTQHQTVHYKDNPYKCEECGIRFSHSAILQKHSKIHEERPYKCEECHKTFLYHSSLKNHKVVHTRQKLYKCEECGKYFSSASCLRRHQIIHSEDNPYKCEECGRCFSSDACFRAHQTIHSEDNPYTCEQCGKRYSCSRDLQEHQTLHTGQILYKCEECGKEFHYLSGFRRHKAIHTGEKAYKCEECHKAFRYLSSLRNHMGVHTGEKPFKCEECNKAFCYLSYLMKHKRVHSEEKPYKCEECHKAFFYLSSLRKHKRVHSEEKPYKCEECHKVFHYISSLMRHKTVHTGEHP